From one Anopheles cruzii chromosome 3, idAnoCruzAS_RS32_06, whole genome shotgun sequence genomic stretch:
- the LOC128269829 gene encoding mitochondrial import inner membrane translocase subunit TIM44-like has translation MQRILLLAVDRALPSVARRYPLRAYSGGRAPGFFSRVIDNIRQELEKSNEMKENLKKFRQEAHRLEQSDTLQAARQKFRTVESEASRGRVAFKENLTALSGRLKEALDGASRTMVAHKAGQLGESLAEQGQKLGQSGAFRAISKTAKLVGQEMESHEGMASRVYRSPAKLRKRIEMANDPSAERTVKPNATATGIELHKDSKLYQSWESFKNNSSMVNQFLTWKIHYDESEHPMIRASRLLTDKMGALFSRNELSEALTEICRIDPSFDQRQFLLDCENDIIPNVLESIIRGELEVLRDWCFQSTYSAIAAPILAAIEAGYRFDSKLLDIESVDLVMGKMMLQGPVLIVTFLTQQVVCVRNAQGSIVEGDPETVLRCNHVWVLCRDSNEPNPRSAWRLMEMSTNCRTQFV, from the coding sequence ATGCAACGAATTCTACTACTGGCCGTTGATCGTGCGCTGCCTTCCGTAGCAAGACGCTATCCGCTTCGGGCGTACTCCGGTGGCCGTGCACCCGGTTTCTTTTCGCGGGTCATCGACAACATACGCCAGGAGCTGGAAAAGAGCAACGAGATGAAGGAAAACTTAAAAAAGTTTCGCCAGGAGGCCCACCGGCTGGAGCAATCCGATACGTTGCAGGCCGCCCGCCAAAAGTTCCGTACGGTCGAGTCGGAAGCGAGCAGGGGCCGTGTGGCGTTCAAAGAAAATTTGACTGCGCTGAGTGGACGATTAAAGGAGGCACTTGACGGAGCATCGCGAACCATGGTAGCCCACAAGGCGGGACAGTTGGGCGAAAGTCTTGCCGAACAGGGACAAAAGTTGGGGCAGAGCGGAGCTTTTCGGGCGATCAGCAAGACGGCCAAATTGGTGGGCCAGGAGATGGAAAGCCACGAAGGAATGGCGTCTCGTGTGTACCGGAGCCCAGCCAAGCTACGGAAGCGTATCGAAATGGCGAACGATCCGTCCGCGGAACGAACGGTTAAACCGAACGCGACTGCGACCGGCATCGAACTTCACAAGGACAGCAAGCTCTACCAATCGTGGGAAAGCTTCAAAAACAACAGCTCGATGGTGAATCAGTTCCTTACGTGGAAGATCCATTACGACGAGTCGGAACATCCGATGATACGTGCTTCCCGGCTGCTCACCGATAAGATGGGTGCTCTCTTTTCGAGGAACGAGCTGTCGGAGGCACTGACCGAGATTTGCCGCATCGATCCGAGCTTCGATCAGCGACAGTTTCTTCTGGACTGCGAAAACGATATCATCCCTAACGTGCTGGAATCGATCATACGCGGTGAGCTGGAGGTGCTGCGTGACTGGTGCTTTCAGAGCACTTACAGCGCCATTGCGGCACCGATTTTAGCGGCAATCGAGGCCGGTTATCGGTTCGATTCGAAGCTTCTCGACATCGAGAGCGTCGATCTGGTGATGGGCAAGATGATGCTACAGGGCCCAGTGTTGATCGTCACGTTTCTAACGCAGCAGGTGGTCTGTGTGCGAAATGCGCAAGGATCGATAGTCGAAGGGGACCCGGAAACGGTGCTGCGCTGCAATCATGTGTGGGTTTTGTGCCGCGATTCGAACGAACCTAACCCTCGGTCCGCCTGGCGGCTCATGGAAATGTCCACGAACTGTCGGACGCAGTTCGTATAG
- the LOC128273039 gene encoding complement component 1 Q subcomponent-binding protein, mitochondrial, whose protein sequence is MLRNLLRTAISKTLTTSKPFTGSAWSAGVSVAQPANSLATCAMRRPLAGMISSSNTNRSPIFGVSSKNIHTKGERELVEFLAEEIVAEKKSSNHGPIPTSLSGYKVACNHAEVELTKSSDREKVTISFNVNHTVDMDGDNAEATESKPEFSAMKSRPQFEVDIVRGGTTLSFTCSYLPGEAQEGEYNDVFGIDEVTIFQGEWNDKVYAVAGDVLDGYLYDLLMNFLEEKGISNEFAEKMSEFASAYEHAKYVELLEGISKFTVEQK, encoded by the exons ATGCTTCGCAATCTTCTCCGTACCGCTATCAGCAAAACGCTCACGACCAGCAAACCGTTTACCGGTAGTGCGTGGAGTGCCGGCGTCAGTGTTGCACAACCGGCCAACAGCCTTGCAACATGTGCGATGAGAAGACCACTCGCGGGGATGATCTCGAGTAGTAATACTAACCGGAGCCCGATTTTCGGTGTGTCAAGCAAAAACATTCACACCAAAG GCGAACGCGAACTGGTGGAGTTTCTGGCCGAGGAAATTGTGGCGGAGAAAAAATCCAGCAACCATGGCCCCATTCCGACGTCGCTCAGCGGATATAAGGTGGCCTGCAATCACGCGGAAGTGGAGCTGACGAAATCTTCTGACCGTGAAAA GGTTACAATCTCGTTCAATGTGAACCACACGGTCGACATGGACGGGGACAATGCCGAGGCGACGGAAAGTAAGCCAGAATTTTCGGCCATGAAAAGCCGACCACAGTTTGAGGTCGATATTGTGCGCGGGGGCACGACGCTTTCGTTCACCTGTTCCTATTTGCCCGGCGAAGCTCAGGAAGGAGAATACA ATGATGTGTTCGGTATCGACGAGGTAACGATTTTCCAGGGCGAGTGGAACGACAAAGTGTACGCCGTTGCCGGAGACGTTCTCGATGGG TATTTGTACGATCTGCTGATGAACTTCCTGGAAGAGAAGGGCATTAGCAACGAGTTCGCGGAGAAAATGTCCGAATTTGCCAGCGCCTACGAGCACGCAAAATACGTGGAGCTGCTCGAAGGCATCTCTAAGTTCACCGTGGAGCAGAAGTGA
- the LOC128273045 gene encoding TP53-regulated inhibitor of apoptosis 1-like: MNSIGDNCTQLKKDYDTCFNNWFSDRFLKGDMDDSLCAPLFKVYQQCVKEAMKQHHIEFKEIENDHLGESKREEKKQPNDSS, translated from the exons ATGAACAGTATCGGAGATAACTGTACGCAGCTGAAGAAAGATTACGATACCTGCTTCAACAACTGGTTCTCGGATCGGTTTCTGAAAGGCGACATGGACGATTCGCTGTGCGCTCCGCTGTTTAAAGTTTATCAGCAGTGCGTAAAG GAGGCCATGAAGCAGCATCACATTGAGTTTAAGGAAATCGAAAATGACCACCTAGGAGAATCGAAACgggaggaaaagaaacaaccaaacGATAGCAGCTGA